In Candidatus Cohnella colombiensis, one DNA window encodes the following:
- a CDS encoding cytosine permease — protein sequence MSVVRTSAPQEQVKDDYSFDQVPKEKRNMGWFSVTNITFGIATAIFYFQTGSVMALQFGAMNAIISAIYAIVIAGVLGTVIAYLSAKSGMNVNLMSRQGFGYIGASLTSLIYASNFIMYCAFEGMILVAAVHAYFPAIPIWLLIIVFGSIVIPLNWFGIKQLDKLQKLSLPIFGIFLIITIFVVFNTPSKFEGHFWAYLPDGVQIGGTALLLCIGMQHGIMGLTALIASDYARFLKPKDIKMGSIMIGFIPQIFCFGVMGLLGVWFGVKLGESNPGIYIVTLLGLGGVIFTMLTQLRINVTNIYSASLSLSNFFENLFHFKPDRRFWVIVSGVASIALMLGGILDYLGSLMTFQGVLLMAWAAILVTDALVVKKVLKLAPKQYEARQEKLYKWNPVGVVPLIITSVLGTIAALGYMGPFLQNTATFFAAILASLLTIMLAFLTKGKYYSKKESNETILQLKKEKRETKVSINEGITSN from the coding sequence ATGAGTGTAGTCCGAACATCGGCTCCCCAAGAACAAGTAAAAGACGATTATTCATTTGATCAAGTCCCAAAAGAAAAACGGAACATGGGTTGGTTTAGTGTAACCAACATAACGTTTGGAATTGCCACCGCAATATTTTATTTTCAAACTGGCAGTGTTATGGCTCTTCAGTTTGGCGCGATGAACGCTATTATTTCAGCGATATATGCCATCGTGATTGCCGGAGTCTTAGGTACAGTAATTGCTTATTTATCTGCGAAATCAGGGATGAACGTCAACCTCATGTCCAGACAAGGCTTTGGATATATAGGTGCATCGTTAACTTCATTAATATACGCATCGAATTTTATTATGTACTGTGCATTTGAAGGTATGATTCTCGTAGCCGCAGTACATGCATATTTCCCCGCTATTCCTATATGGCTTCTCATTATCGTATTTGGATCGATTGTCATCCCGCTAAATTGGTTCGGTATTAAACAATTAGACAAACTACAAAAATTGTCATTACCTATCTTCGGTATCTTTTTAATCATTACAATCTTTGTTGTTTTCAATACACCATCGAAATTCGAGGGGCATTTTTGGGCGTATTTACCAGATGGTGTGCAGATTGGTGGAACAGCATTACTGTTATGCATAGGAATGCAACACGGTATTATGGGATTAACAGCTTTAATTGCTTCAGACTACGCGCGTTTCCTGAAACCAAAAGATATTAAAATGGGGTCCATTATGATTGGATTTATTCCTCAAATATTCTGTTTTGGTGTCATGGGTTTACTTGGGGTATGGTTTGGAGTTAAATTAGGTGAATCTAATCCAGGGATATACATTGTCACACTTCTTGGACTAGGTGGAGTCATTTTTACGATGTTGACACAGTTACGTATTAACGTCACCAATATTTATAGTGCTTCCCTGTCATTGTCCAATTTTTTCGAAAATTTATTTCACTTCAAACCCGATCGTCGATTCTGGGTTATTGTCTCAGGTGTCGCATCCATTGCGTTAATGCTTGGCGGGATATTGGACTATTTAGGTAGTTTGATGACATTCCAAGGCGTTCTCTTAATGGCGTGGGCTGCTATTTTAGTGACAGATGCGTTAGTTGTGAAAAAGGTGTTAAAACTTGCGCCGAAACAATATGAAGCAAGACAAGAGAAATTATATAAATGGAACCCGGTAGGGGTTGTGCCATTAATAATCACAAGTGTTCTTGGAACGATTGCTGCATTAGGTTACATGGGTCCATTCTTACAAAATACGGCAACTTTCTTTGCTGCTATATTAGCTTCGTTACTTACAATTATGCTTGCCTTCTTAACAAAAGGTAAGTACTACAGTAAAAAAGAATCAAATGAAACGATTTTGCAACTGAAAAAAGAAAAGAGAGAGACAAAAGTCAGCATCAACGAAGGAATTACGTCCAATTGA
- a CDS encoding sugar ABC transporter permease, protein METIKKLPKRRSRIYSSEARVAYICLIPAFLGLIFLTYAPLLGVLGISMTNWSGLTKPEFVGLSNYIKLFTVDPYLKDSVIATVYFAFLSVVGSMIYSLFIAMLLNRKIPARGFFRAVFYVPYVLPAVAIYVGWSWLYEANFGFFNFLLSEMGFKKILFIADSTYIVPSLSLIAVWLAGNLIVIFLAGLQNVPSVYHEAAEIDGASGWKRFWHVTVPCMSPIIFYNLLLSLIANLQVVTPALALTNGGPGNSSRFMTYLMYDQAFVNNKLGYASATTFIIFAIIAAFTAVLFKTSNRWIFYEGSDDK, encoded by the coding sequence ATGGAAACGATAAAAAAACTACCGAAACGCCGTTCCCGCATTTATTCGAGCGAGGCACGTGTTGCTTATATATGCTTGATTCCAGCCTTTCTTGGACTGATCTTCCTGACTTATGCGCCCCTTCTGGGAGTGCTGGGAATCAGTATGACGAACTGGTCGGGATTAACTAAGCCCGAATTCGTCGGCCTCAGTAATTATATCAAGCTATTTACGGTTGATCCTTATCTGAAAGATTCGGTTATAGCGACGGTCTACTTCGCTTTTCTATCCGTAGTCGGAAGCATGATATATTCGCTATTCATTGCGATGCTGCTCAATCGAAAAATTCCGGCAAGAGGTTTTTTTAGAGCCGTTTTTTATGTGCCATATGTTTTGCCGGCCGTCGCCATATATGTGGGATGGTCGTGGCTTTATGAGGCGAATTTTGGATTCTTCAACTTTCTCCTCTCTGAAATGGGATTTAAGAAAATCCTCTTTATTGCGGACTCCACGTATATCGTTCCTTCGCTTTCATTGATTGCGGTTTGGCTGGCGGGGAATTTGATCGTTATATTTTTGGCTGGGCTTCAGAACGTTCCGAGCGTCTATCATGAAGCAGCCGAGATAGATGGAGCGAGCGGGTGGAAACGTTTCTGGCATGTTACCGTGCCATGCATGTCACCAATCATCTTCTACAACTTGTTGCTCAGTCTAATCGCCAATCTCCAGGTGGTTACACCGGCCCTTGCCCTGACGAATGGCGGCCCGGGTAATTCTTCCCGATTCATGACTTATCTGATGTATGATCAGGCTTTTGTTAATAACAAGCTGGGCTATGCCAGTGCCACGACCTTTATTATTTTTGCCATTATTGCCGCCTTTACTGCTGTTTTATTCAAAACATCAAATCGGTGGATCTTCTATGAAGGGAGCGACGACAAATGA
- a CDS encoding helix-turn-helix transcriptional regulator yields MDSAIIHFISPPIPYFVDCGYAYYGVGDTHVDRNCINVFDLIVVRKGILQICENDHIWEVNEGEGLILLPNGHHFGSAPCTMDTEIIWIHFQTFGSWRMCRDMNECLGNKLELIEEHKKIAYLNHADACSIFIPKHMKLSTKAMEAIETFFQQENEPQSLRNWKRQASFQLFLQHLDRDLVSPTNATAIRLAEQIELFISQNYASDITNSVLQKQLNYHPNYLAKVMLKVYGITPMTYLQYYRLEQSKRLLLQTSWSIAQIADEVGFHHISHYSTCFSKKEGLSPSGFRSKFAKER; encoded by the coding sequence GTGGATTCAGCGATTATTCACTTTATCTCGCCACCGATTCCGTATTTCGTGGACTGCGGTTACGCCTATTACGGTGTAGGAGATACCCATGTTGACCGGAATTGCATCAACGTATTCGATCTAATTGTTGTACGCAAAGGGATTCTTCAGATCTGTGAGAACGATCACATCTGGGAAGTCAATGAAGGGGAAGGACTGATCCTTCTTCCGAATGGCCACCATTTTGGAAGCGCTCCCTGCACAATGGACACGGAAATCATCTGGATTCATTTTCAAACCTTCGGTAGCTGGCGGATGTGCCGTGATATGAATGAATGCCTAGGTAACAAGCTGGAATTGATCGAGGAACACAAAAAAATAGCGTATCTCAATCACGCTGATGCCTGCTCTATCTTCATCCCCAAACATATGAAGCTGTCGACAAAAGCCATGGAGGCGATAGAGACCTTCTTCCAGCAGGAGAATGAGCCACAGTCGCTTCGGAACTGGAAGCGACAAGCTTCCTTTCAGTTGTTCCTGCAGCATCTGGATCGCGATCTCGTTTCCCCCACGAACGCCACAGCAATTCGGCTCGCCGAGCAAATTGAGTTATTCATCAGCCAGAACTATGCCAGCGATATTACGAATTCAGTGCTACAAAAGCAGCTAAACTATCACCCCAATTATTTGGCTAAGGTGATGCTGAAAGTTTACGGAATAACCCCAATGACCTATCTCCAATATTACCGACTCGAACAGTCCAAGCGGTTGCTGCTGCAAACCTCCTGGTCTATTGCCCAGATCGCAGATGAGGTGGGTTTCCATCATATCTCGCATTATTCCACCTGCTTCTCCAAGAAAGAAGGCCTCTCTCCCTCTGGCTTCCGCAGCAAATTCGCTAAGGAACGCTAG
- a CDS encoding MFS transporter, with amino-acid sequence MNSDPRHQKGPILMRLMMFTVMISSMSALMFNVVLPQISEEFHLSLAQVSWLSSAYTLIYAFGTVTYGKLADRFQLKSLLTFGLLLFAAGSLIGLVSQTFWYALLGRCLQSAGAAAVPAIALIIPVRYFSLEKRGSALSMSAVGVALGSALAPVISAIVVSFANWRWLFLPSLLILLLLPFYRKYLEHELKDAPRKFDWLGGSLLAMSIALLLLGVTNRTWWYLIFGLAALFLFIVRIRTAKEAFIQPQLFHNKKYAIGLALAFLISGIGISLYFLTPILFSEVYHLDSNWIGFAMVPAAVASSILGRKGGKLADQKGNTYLFSIASGSLITCFVLLSIFTGISPLWISFFLIFGNVGQTFVQVSMSNLISRTLPKDQVGVGMGLFSMTSFIAQGMAAGVYGIVAAQSSSVHWNPLHVDPSSYLFSDIYLVLAAMHVGIFWFYRLQFRTKNLNVSIEQ; translated from the coding sequence ATGAATTCTGATCCGCGGCATCAAAAAGGCCCGATCTTAATGCGTTTAATGATGTTCACCGTTATGATTTCATCGATGAGTGCCCTAATGTTTAACGTTGTGCTTCCACAAATTAGCGAGGAGTTTCATCTTAGCCTTGCTCAGGTGAGCTGGCTGTCATCCGCCTATACACTAATCTATGCGTTCGGAACCGTGACTTATGGGAAATTGGCGGACAGATTCCAACTGAAGAGCTTATTAACGTTCGGACTGTTGTTGTTTGCGGCGGGTTCTCTCATCGGACTCGTATCCCAGACTTTCTGGTATGCACTTCTTGGAAGGTGCCTGCAATCTGCAGGGGCAGCGGCTGTTCCGGCCATTGCACTGATTATCCCTGTGAGGTACTTTTCACTAGAGAAGAGAGGCTCCGCATTAAGCATGTCAGCTGTCGGAGTTGCGCTAGGAAGCGCACTTGCACCTGTCATTTCCGCGATTGTCGTCAGCTTTGCGAACTGGAGATGGCTATTTCTTCCCTCTCTACTGATTTTGCTATTGCTTCCGTTTTATCGCAAATATTTGGAGCATGAATTAAAAGATGCACCCCGAAAATTCGATTGGCTTGGCGGAAGCTTACTCGCTATGTCTATTGCGTTGCTTCTGCTCGGGGTTACGAATCGAACCTGGTGGTATTTGATTTTCGGATTAGCGGCATTATTCCTTTTCATCGTACGAATCCGTACGGCTAAAGAAGCTTTTATTCAGCCCCAACTGTTTCATAACAAGAAGTATGCCATAGGACTGGCACTTGCCTTTCTCATCAGTGGCATAGGAATATCCTTATATTTCTTAACTCCAATTCTGTTTTCCGAAGTTTATCATCTAGATTCCAATTGGATCGGTTTCGCCATGGTCCCTGCCGCGGTAGCTTCTTCAATTCTGGGGAGAAAAGGCGGGAAACTGGCGGACCAGAAAGGCAATACTTATCTGTTCTCTATAGCTTCCGGTTCTTTAATCACTTGTTTTGTCTTATTGTCCATCTTTACGGGAATTTCGCCGTTATGGATTTCATTCTTTTTGATATTCGGTAACGTAGGCCAAACTTTCGTGCAGGTTTCCATGTCTAATTTGATTTCACGAACATTACCAAAGGATCAGGTTGGCGTGGGCATGGGGTTGTTCTCGATGACCAGCTTCATTGCCCAAGGTATGGCTGCAGGTGTCTACGGTATTGTGGCAGCACAGAGTTCGTCTGTTCATTGGAATCCGCTGCATGTCGATCCGAGCAGTTATTTGTTCAGTGACATTTATCTCGTTCTTGCTGCCATGCATGTGGGTATCTTCTGGTTCTACCGCTTGCAATTCCGTACAAAGAATTTAAACGTTTCCATAGAACAATGA
- a CDS encoding response regulator transcription factor — protein MANHKIMIVDDDPHICEIVQAYCEREGFISSYSHSGTEAMKLLASFEPDLIVLDVMLANENGIDWCKNARSYTNAPIVFLSSREEDEVKISALSYGGDDYVTKPFSPGVLMAKIKAHLRRVSTGRREQLLELPGLTLDFYAQSVNMGSETIFLSKKEFSLLSYMAQNVNRVVTVDALFQLIWGMESLEDTRTVAVHISNLRKKIEADPANPERIVTIRGAGYMLVAKGAL, from the coding sequence ATGGCCAACCACAAAATTATGATCGTCGATGATGATCCCCATATATGTGAGATTGTTCAGGCGTATTGCGAGAGGGAGGGTTTCATATCCTCGTACAGCCATAGCGGGACAGAAGCCATGAAGCTACTTGCATCGTTCGAGCCGGATTTGATTGTACTGGATGTCATGCTGGCTAATGAAAATGGAATAGATTGGTGCAAGAACGCACGTAGCTACACGAATGCGCCGATCGTGTTTCTGAGCAGCCGTGAGGAAGACGAGGTGAAAATCAGCGCATTATCCTATGGCGGCGACGATTATGTGACCAAGCCGTTCAGTCCGGGAGTACTCATGGCCAAGATCAAGGCGCATCTTCGCAGAGTGTCGACGGGCAGAAGGGAACAACTGCTGGAGTTACCGGGTTTGACGCTGGATTTCTACGCACAGTCCGTCAACATGGGTAGTGAAACGATCTTTTTATCGAAAAAAGAGTTCAGTCTGCTGTCCTATATGGCACAAAACGTTAATCGTGTCGTCACTGTCGATGCGTTGTTTCAGCTTATCTGGGGAATGGAGAGTCTGGAGGATACGAGAACGGTCGCTGTACACATCAGCAATTTACGCAAAAAAATCGAGGCTGACCCTGCCAATCCTGAGAGAATCGTTACGATTCGGGGGGCTGGATATATGCTGGTTGCCAAGGGTGCGTTGTAA
- a CDS encoding TetR/AcrR family transcriptional regulator → MSDNQSTSDKLLLATIDLMAEKGYDGTTTKEIAVAAGVNEVTLFRHFGTKQKLLESAFSRYHYAEEMTKLFNGDLTGELHSDLLIISRTYHKLMNRNKKLLLIAQKGSSNLPQEVYQEAGRHPQHLKKLLTSYLISMSEQDKVMTSNPELQAQAFMWMNYGAFVSKSLNAKEDFPEDWLEEFIEESVRLFARALTP, encoded by the coding sequence ATGAGCGACAATCAAAGTACAAGTGACAAACTACTGTTAGCGACTATCGATCTCATGGCAGAAAAGGGATATGATGGTACGACAACTAAGGAGATTGCTGTTGCTGCCGGGGTGAACGAAGTCACGTTATTTCGTCATTTCGGTACGAAACAGAAGCTCCTTGAGTCTGCATTTAGTCGCTATCATTATGCCGAAGAGATGACAAAGCTTTTTAATGGAGATCTGACAGGAGAGCTGCACTCGGACCTTCTCATAATCAGCCGAACGTACCACAAGCTCATGAATCGGAATAAAAAGTTATTACTAATTGCGCAAAAAGGAAGCAGCAATCTCCCGCAAGAGGTTTATCAGGAAGCTGGCCGCCATCCTCAACATTTGAAAAAGCTTTTAACGAGCTATCTGATTTCCATGTCGGAACAAGATAAGGTGATGACGTCGAATCCTGAACTGCAGGCACAAGCCTTCATGTGGATGAATTATGGCGCATTCGTTAGTAAAAGCCTGAACGCCAAAGAGGATTTCCCTGAAGACTGGCTGGAGGAATTTATCGAGGAAAGTGTACGGCTATTCGCTAGGGCATTGACCCCCTAG
- a CDS encoding sugar ABC transporter substrate-binding protein, translating to MKVGMKMKVGKRLGAILLSVLLVFGVIACGKNEPKSSPSGSTGGDASKAASDTPSNTEKIKIIYSMWGSDEEGNTTQLVADKFNASQDRIEVKIMAIPWEEYQTKLNTMATAGQLPDTGLVQEGNVLDWAKEGILSDVSTMYEGTDSKPLDSLAFKNDGKTVAYSAANEILLMYYNKDMFDKANVPYPPASLDKAWTWDEFVDAAKKLTVDKNGKHPNEDGFDSQSIVQYGASIENLTWQLETWTLSNGGGYYSKDGNEVKVGDDASIEAIQKVADLYLKDHVAPLSVGQTDDGISRTLITGTVAMATNGAWNVGTSLNTARDGGLNYGVAVLPYMKEKVTINTGGANVVFSQTKHPKEAMEWIKWYAQEENSWGLIEAGIWMPTLDKWYKDESFTHKWVDNPNFPPYAEYKSAVVDFAQSSAARPAAWYYTAHTADFNTLLGSILGDVWTGKTTAKDAITKNLDALKAANKGNK from the coding sequence ATGAAAGTAGGAATGAAAATGAAAGTAGGAAAGAGACTCGGGGCAATTCTTCTCTCAGTTTTATTGGTCTTCGGTGTCATCGCCTGTGGAAAGAATGAGCCAAAATCATCACCATCGGGATCAACTGGAGGAGACGCTTCAAAAGCGGCCTCGGATACGCCTTCCAACACGGAGAAGATCAAGATTATCTATTCAATGTGGGGAAGCGATGAAGAAGGGAATACAACCCAGTTAGTAGCTGACAAGTTTAATGCTTCGCAAGACAGAATCGAAGTAAAAATAATGGCGATTCCTTGGGAAGAGTATCAGACCAAGCTGAATACGATGGCAACGGCAGGTCAATTGCCGGACACAGGTTTGGTACAGGAGGGCAACGTACTCGATTGGGCCAAAGAGGGCATTCTGAGTGATGTAAGCACTATGTATGAAGGAACGGACAGCAAGCCACTGGACAGCCTAGCTTTCAAAAATGATGGCAAAACAGTAGCTTATAGCGCTGCAAATGAAATCCTCCTCATGTATTACAATAAAGACATGTTCGACAAAGCGAATGTGCCATATCCTCCAGCATCATTGGATAAAGCATGGACATGGGACGAGTTCGTAGATGCGGCCAAGAAGCTGACGGTTGACAAGAACGGAAAGCATCCTAACGAGGACGGCTTTGATTCGCAGAGCATCGTTCAGTATGGCGCATCTATCGAAAATTTGACGTGGCAGTTGGAAACGTGGACGCTTAGTAATGGCGGTGGCTACTATTCCAAAGATGGGAATGAAGTGAAAGTTGGGGACGATGCCAGTATCGAGGCGATTCAGAAGGTTGCAGATCTGTATTTGAAGGATCACGTTGCCCCGCTGTCCGTTGGACAGACTGATGATGGCATTTCACGCACCTTGATTACTGGAACGGTTGCAATGGCTACGAACGGTGCTTGGAACGTAGGAACTTCCTTGAATACAGCCAGAGATGGCGGGCTGAATTATGGCGTAGCCGTATTGCCTTACATGAAGGAAAAAGTTACGATCAACACGGGCGGTGCCAATGTAGTTTTCTCACAGACTAAACATCCTAAAGAAGCGATGGAATGGATCAAATGGTATGCCCAAGAAGAAAATAGCTGGGGACTCATTGAAGCGGGAATATGGATGCCTACGCTGGATAAGTGGTATAAGGATGAATCATTTACGCATAAATGGGTCGACAATCCAAACTTCCCTCCGTATGCCGAATACAAGTCTGCGGTAGTCGATTTTGCACAATCGTCAGCCGCGAGACCTGCTGCTTGGTATTATACGGCTCATACAGCGGACTTTAATACGTTGCTCGGATCGATTCTGGGGGATGTATGGACCGGCAAAACGACCGCCAAGGATGCCATTACCAAAAATCTTGATGCGTTGAAAGCGGCTAATAAAGGCAACAAATAA
- the fliD gene encoding flagellar filament capping protein FliD encodes MLSINSNNSINSMYPINRTVPLSFLSSNRLSANPSLFSMFVSKSKTYEQYVKTAATGIVNFLKSAQDMQASALKLMQKESSSIQARTAESSDSKKVTAIASAGAASKTYEVKVNAIATSQTNSGTLLSKANPSIVSKGTNQFNITIGGKTTKVSAFISDNDTNDQALTKLKDAVNASKTGVTASIVTDDKTGNKKLELSSDKTGADQAFEVEDVTGNAMSATGVKNATQLASNASYSVNGGATQTSQSNTIDLEKGKATATLVASSVDAVKIQIKPDEDKVIAQVKDLVTSYNAMHARLKEAGGVMNSSVRKSMESLVGSSTYERIGIHRNGDGTLKLDEEQLKKSLSSNFEQTTKAISGNYGLADRLSSVAERYNEVPASSLLNSKARQLQQFAMYQSSMQIATPTQARGWIVNSLY; translated from the coding sequence ATGTTATCAATTAACTCGAATAACTCAATTAACTCGATGTATCCGATTAACAGAACAGTGCCTTTGAGTTTCCTGTCTTCTAATCGTCTAAGTGCGAACCCATCTTTATTCTCAATGTTCGTTTCGAAGAGCAAGACTTATGAGCAATATGTCAAGACAGCAGCAACTGGGATTGTGAATTTCTTGAAATCTGCGCAGGATATGCAAGCATCGGCGCTAAAGTTGATGCAGAAGGAAAGTTCATCTATCCAAGCAAGGACGGCGGAATCATCGGACAGTAAGAAGGTTACTGCAATTGCATCTGCCGGAGCTGCAAGCAAAACTTATGAAGTTAAAGTGAATGCGATCGCGACTTCTCAAACGAACAGTGGAACACTATTGTCTAAAGCAAACCCGTCTATTGTGAGCAAAGGCACCAATCAGTTCAACATTACGATAGGTGGCAAGACTACGAAGGTATCGGCTTTTATCTCCGATAATGATACGAATGATCAAGCGCTGACCAAGCTGAAAGATGCGGTCAATGCATCGAAGACGGGCGTAACCGCTAGTATTGTAACGGATGATAAAACAGGCAATAAGAAGCTAGAGTTAAGCAGCGACAAGACAGGAGCGGATCAGGCTTTCGAGGTTGAAGATGTTACCGGAAATGCGATGTCGGCAACCGGCGTTAAGAATGCAACGCAACTTGCATCCAATGCGTCCTACAGCGTGAACGGCGGCGCAACTCAAACGTCGCAGTCGAACACGATTGATCTGGAGAAGGGCAAAGCTACGGCGACACTAGTGGCCTCTTCAGTGGATGCTGTGAAAATTCAAATCAAACCGGATGAAGACAAAGTCATCGCGCAAGTTAAAGATCTGGTGACGAGTTACAATGCGATGCATGCTCGTTTGAAAGAAGCTGGTGGAGTTATGAATTCATCTGTCCGTAAAAGCATGGAATCGTTAGTGGGCTCGTCTACCTATGAGAGAATAGGTATTCACCGTAACGGCGATGGTACGCTCAAGCTGGATGAAGAGCAGCTTAAGAAGAGCTTAAGCTCAAATTTCGAACAAACAACGAAAGCGATTAGCGGCAACTATGGCCTAGCTGATCGTCTATCATCAGTAGCGGAAAGATACAATGAAGTCCCGGCAAGCAGCTTGTTGAACTCGAAGGCTCGCCAGCTGCAGCAATTCGCGATGTACCAGTCATCGATGCAAATAGCTACGCCGACACAGGCAAGAGGATGGATTGTAAATTCGCTTTATTAA
- a CDS encoding S-layer homology domain-containing protein produces the protein MKENTLMHGFQRSMIFSLVIVMVLGIGSWNKAYAERAPVPFAGGDGTEASPYLISTASQLNEVRYNLVQNKHFKLINDIDLSIDYDNWEPIANNYGDFFNGVFDGNGHKILNLTIKASPNYPYTGLFGQISSDSVVKNLGLENVNINVFSNNVGGIAGNSEGTIMNSYTTGSVSGANGTGGLVGYVYLGTVSTSYSTASVTGGNTIGGLVASIAWGTLSNSYATGNVSGTDTVGGLLGWLNAATITNSYAIGAVTSKSASTDIGGLVGKEGDWDDRIVLDSYYNSDTALATGLRGVGLDTDAMKNTDTYASWDKSVWAIDSKRNNGYPFLKAFYYYVTYDGNGSNSGSVPIDSATYDYNDSITVIGNIGNLSKSYYEFAGWNTSADGSGQNYDESSSFEIQKNTILYAKWAPISYTVSFDSNWGLTSNVQALTIFADQAGKVDYNQEIIVSVPAGATKENLILTITKWLEPQQLVTENDKLISSIYQLSKDIESDLEMMITFKFDSDKVTEHQHPAIFYYDEANRAWVEVEESVIEGNSISIQTNKVAKYALFLVEKKEVVQEVPSLIDIEGHWAEAQIIEAIAKGFVNGFEDRTFKPNHSVSRAEFAVMLAKALKLNGDGVKVTFRDADTIAAWAKSAVAEVVEQGIMNGYKDGSFRPNANISRAEVAVMIARAQGVEGTDVALTFSDVEMIPKWAKSAVAYVNKAGIMTGKSEIVFQATAETTRAEAVTIILRLLQLK, from the coding sequence ATGAAAGAGAACACATTGATGCACGGGTTTCAACGTAGCATGATATTCAGCCTTGTGATTGTAATGGTTTTAGGAATAGGATCTTGGAATAAGGCTTATGCGGAAAGAGCGCCTGTACCTTTTGCAGGTGGTGATGGCACAGAAGCAAGTCCATATCTGATTTCGACTGCTAGTCAATTAAATGAGGTTAGATATAACTTGGTTCAGAATAAGCATTTCAAGTTAATTAATGATATCGACCTCTCTATTGACTATGACAACTGGGAACCTATAGCAAATAATTATGGCGATTTTTTTAATGGGGTTTTTGATGGAAATGGTCATAAAATCTTAAACCTAACGATCAAAGCGAGCCCTAATTATCCTTATACGGGTCTATTTGGTCAAATTAGCTCTGACTCTGTTGTTAAAAATCTAGGGCTTGAAAATGTAAATATAAATGTATTTTCAAACAATGTTGGGGGTATAGCAGGTAATAGTGAAGGAACTATTATGAATAGTTACACCACTGGCTCTGTTTCAGGAGCTAACGGTACCGGAGGACTCGTAGGATATGTTTATCTTGGTACAGTAAGTACGAGCTATTCGACAGCATCCGTAACGGGGGGGAACACGATCGGAGGCTTAGTAGCAAGTATAGCTTGGGGTACACTAAGTAATAGCTATGCAACAGGGAATGTAAGTGGAACGGATACCGTAGGGGGACTCTTAGGCTGGTTAAATGCTGCTACCATTACGAATAGTTATGCGATAGGGGCAGTAACATCTAAAAGTGCTAGTACAGACATCGGAGGCTTAGTAGGAAAAGAAGGGGACTGGGATGATAGAATTGTTTTAGATTCTTATTACAATAGTGACACAGCTTTAGCAACGGGATTAAGAGGTGTAGGGCTAGATACAGATGCGATGAAGAATACTGACACCTATGCCAGTTGGGATAAGAGCGTTTGGGCCATAGATTCGAAGCGTAATAATGGTTATCCGTTTTTAAAGGCTTTCTATTACTATGTAACCTACGATGGTAACGGAAGTAATAGTGGAAGTGTGCCAATCGATAGTGCCACTTATGATTACAATGATTCTATAACTGTAATAGGTAATATTGGTAATCTGAGTAAATCATATTATGAGTTTGCAGGCTGGAATACGTCAGCAGATGGATCTGGACAAAATTATGATGAAAGCTCATCTTTTGAAATTCAAAAAAATACAATACTTTATGCCAAATGGGCTCCGATTTCCTACACGGTAAGTTTTGATAGTAATTGGGGCTTAACATCCAATGTCCAAGCCTTAACGATCTTTGCAGATCAAGCAGGTAAAGTGGACTATAACCAAGAAATCATCGTGTCCGTTCCAGCTGGTGCTACGAAGGAAAATCTAATCTTAACGATTACGAAATGGCTAGAGCCACAGCAGCTTGTCACAGAAAACGACAAGTTAATTAGTTCGATTTATCAGCTCTCTAAAGACATCGAATCAGATTTGGAAATGATGATTACGTTTAAATTTGACTCTGATAAAGTGACAGAGCATCAACATCCGGCTATATTTTACTATGATGAAGCCAATAGAGCATGGGTAGAGGTTGAGGAAAGCGTAATTGAGGGAAATTCTATTTCTATTCAAACCAATAAAGTAGCTAAATATGCATTGTTCTTGGTTGAGAAAAAAGAAGTCGTTCAAGAGGTTCCAAGTCTAATTGATATTGAAGGGCATTGGGCAGAAGCTCAAATTATAGAAGCCATAGCAAAGGGCTTCGTCAATGGCTTTGAAGATAGAACGTTTAAACCTAATCATTCCGTTTCACGTGCAGAATTTGCTGTGATGCTGGCGAAAGCATTAAAGTTAAATGGGGACGGTGTAAAAGTAACGTTCCGTGATGCAGATACAATTGCGGCATGGGCAAAATCGGCAGTTGCAGAGGTTGTGGAACAGGGGATTATGAATGGATATAAGGATGGAAGCTTCAGACCGAATGCTAACATCTCACGTGCAGAAGTAGCAGTGATGATCGCACGTGCACAAGGTGTGGAAGGAACCGATGTGGCGTTAACATTCAGTGATGTAGAGATGATACCGAAATGGGCAAAGTCAGCGGTTGCCTATGTGAATAAAGCAGGGATTATGACAGGTAAGTCGGAAATTGTATTTCAAGCTACAGCTGAAACAACGCGAGCAGAAGCCGTTACGATTATACTAAGATTATTACAATTAAAATAG